The halophilic archaeon DL31 nucleotide sequence GTAGTAGGGCCGCAGGTGGAGGTCTGCGCAGACCTCCACCTGTTCGGGGAGCAATTCATCGAGATCCTTTCGCAGGAGCGTGTTAGCGACTCGTTCGAGCCGTTCCGGCTCGAACTTCGTCCGAAGATGGTAGAGGACCGTGTTCCCAGCGGGTGAGTTCTGGCTCGACGCACAGAGCGTAGAGACAGAGGTCCCGTCGGCGCAAGCGCCGACGAGGACCTCATAGATGTCTTCAGCAGTGATTTCAGCGTTATTGGCTAACGAGAGCGAAACTTCCTCGTCAAGGCGGTTGACGAGAAAGTTAAGAAGCTGGTCCTCGTGGATCTCACCGTCTGCTTGTTTGGTTTTAGACACACCTTCAGCAAGCAGACGTTCTAACTAAGCGGCTTTGTGAAGTACTGAGATTCCTTGAACTGCTTCAGAATTTTCTTATGAAGATGCTGACCATACTCTTCGATGAGTTTCTCTGCCTCGCGGCGGGCCTCAGCTGCTTCTCTAGCAGATTCGGATTCCCGGTGTCGCTCCACAGATCTGATTACGTCTCTGTACATCTCTTGTACGTTCTCACCGATTCCACCGCCATAATTCGTAAGCGAAGCGTCACCTTCCTCAGTAGCGACTTCCTCAATATCCGTAAATCCGATCAGGGTATTTCCCTGTCGGATATTGAAGTCAATATTGGGGAGCGGCTCCACCTCACTCGGTTCGTCTTCAATGTCTGCGACCATTGAGAGCCACAATCGAAGTTTACAGATCTCCACCGCCCCCTGGTCAATATCTACCCCCCAGTAGCCGTGACTTCCTCACAGAGATACAACGAATCCACTGACAAAGATAACTTACCCTAGGACATTACGGAAAGAGACACTACACACCAATAATCAATTCAGGTGAATCTGTGGATAAAGTGACCACCACTTATGACAAAAGAGGGACTTCCATAGAGTATGACTCTCCAGCAGATCACTGCTAATGATATCGCAGGCTGGGACTCCCTCCAAGACATTGCTAACTCGTTCCAGAAACGCGGGTTAAAACCGCGTCCGAACCTTGGAGAGGACAACCAACTCGTGCTTCAACTCGCTGACGACGAATTTGTTGTACTCGTCAACGCAGGCCCCGGTGAATCAGCGACAGACTTCAAGCCCGAAAACCGTACTCGCCACACTAATCTCGTCGCTACGAATGACTTCAAAGGGTTCACCTTCCTAACACGCGTGCGAAGCTGGGAGGGTCAACAGCACGGTCGCATCAAGCACCAGAAACTCTCGTTCACCAAGGAGCAATTTCGGTCGGAAAGCGGCGAGAAAAATACCATTCTGCAGAAACTGAACTCCATCGAGTACGGCTCCTCGGCTGCAATCTACGATACGCTCTACGACACTCAGCAGGTCGTTAAGGAGTTCTACGAGCAGTTCAAGAACCTGCGGAACAATCTCGTGCAGGAGGTCTCAGGAATCCCCGATGACCGTGACGACGCGAAACAACGATACGTGCAGGTCATCCTCGACCGAATGATTTTCCTCTACTTCATTCAGGAGAAGCGCCTGCTTGACCGCAACCCCGACTACCTCCACGAACAGCCTGCGAAAGTCGTGGACAAAAGTAGCGACCGCTACGAGGAATTCTATGCGCCTCTGTTCTTTAATTACCTCGCGGAGGACAAACAGAACCCTGACTTCGGTAAACTTCCGTACCTAAACGGCGGTCTCTTCGCAAAGAACCCCATTGAAGAGGAATTCGAAGACGCGAAACTGGGCGATTCCAGCGAGAAGACGAACGACCTGTTCGACGATATTCTCGATTTCCTCTCCGACTGGAACTGGAACGTTGATGAGCGGCTCGACATCGTAGACCCAAAGAACCTCTCCCCAGCAGTACTTGGGCATATCTTCGAACAGACAGTCAACCAAAAGGAAATGGGCGCGTATTACACGCCCGAGGAAATCACGGGCTTGATGGCTCGTCGAACGGTCCATCCGTATCTCCTCGACCAACTCAACGAGGCTGTCTGCGCGAATTACAAAGAAATTGACGACGTATTCGGCTTCCCAGAGATGGACACAAGTGCAGATTCAACGGTTATCGATGACGATGGAACGGTCACACAGCAGGCCCCGACAGAAAACGTAGAAGTTGGCCACATCGAAACGCTCTACCACGACCTACTGAAAGAAACTAACATTCTAGACCCTGCCGTTGGGAGTGGGGCATTTCTGCTCGCCACACAGGAGGTTCTGCTTGACCTTTATATGCAGTGTATCGAGTTCTTCCAGCAACTCGAAGACGAGGGGAAGGGCTGGGAACTAGAGTCGCGTACTCGCGACGAATTAGACACTATCGCGTCCGGGAAGGGTAATACGTCGCTGTACGCGAAACGCACTATTATTCTCCAGAATCTGTATGGAGTGGATATTGACGGGGGAGCTGTCGAAATTTGTAAACTCCGACTATGGCTATCGATGGTTGCGGACATTGAGGATGAGCCCGGTGACGTTGAACCCCTTCCGAACATCGATTTCAACATTCAACAGGGGAATTCTCTAGTTGGATTTGTTGACGCTGAAGTCCAAGTAGACTCGAAAGGCAAGACAGACCTAACCGGCTGGGAAAAGAAGACTCGGTTTGATGAGATTCGTGAGGCTATTAAGAATCATAAAGAAGCGACTTCTACGGGGGAAGCCGAAAAATGGCGTGACGAAGCAAGAGATTTAATACAGGAGTACTATCCGAGATTTGATGAATTGCTGCTGAATGACTTCCAATCAGTCGTTGATGATGAATTATCGCCCGAGAAGATTGAAGAGTGGTCACCGCTTCATTGGCCATTACAGTTTGCTGATGTATATGAAAATGGTGGGTTCGATATTGTCATTGGTAACCCTCCGTATGAAGGGCAAGACCGAATTGGATATAAAAAATATCTTCGTGAACTGGCAAGTACTCGTCACGGATACGAGTATTCGGCGAAAACTGACTTATTCCAATTCTTTGTTCATAGAGGGATGAGATTAGTGCGGGACGGTGGATATTATTCATTTATAATAAATGACACATTCTTGATGAATCGGAACAAAACAGATATTCGTCAGACAATTCTCCCCGGGCTTATCGAGCTGACGACGATAAGCCGAGATGCGTTCGATGTTTCAATAGAAACATCGATTTTCAACGTTAAAAAAGGTAGTTCATCCACAACCGTGCGGTACAACGCCAGTCGTGATGCACCTATTTCCTCATACACACAGTTGTTAAATGTCAACGGATTTGCTGAGGTTAACGAATGGGAGGAATATTCACTTCACACGAGTAACAAGGGCCCTCATCAAGTCTACGAATTTGACAAAGATTTGTATGAGAATTCTTT carries:
- a CDS encoding hypothetical protein (KEGG: hwa:HQ4014A type II restriction enzyme, methylase subunits) — translated: MTLQQITANDIAGWDSLQDIANSFQKRGLKPRPNLGEDNQLVLQLADDEFVVLVNAGPGESATDFKPENRTRHTNLVATNDFKGFTFLTRVRSWEGQQHGRIKHQKLSFTKEQFRSESGEKNTILQKLNSIEYGSSAAIYDTLYDTQQVVKEFYEQFKNLRNNLVQEVSGIPDDRDDAKQRYVQVILDRMIFLYFIQEKRLLDRNPDYLHEQPAKVVDKSSDRYEEFYAPLFFNYLAEDKQNPDFGKLPYLNGGLFAKNPIEEEFEDAKLGDSSEKTNDLFDDILDFLSDWNWNVDERLDIVDPKNLSPAVLGHIFEQTVNQKEMGAYYTPEEITGLMARRTVHPYLLDQLNEAVCANYKEIDDVFGFPEMDTSADSTVIDDDGTVTQQAPTENVEVGHIETLYHDLLKETNILDPAVGSGAFLLATQEVLLDLYMQCIEFFQQLEDEGKGWELESRTRDELDTIASGKGNTSLYAKRTIILQNLYGVDIDGGAVEICKLRLWLSMVADIEDEPGDVEPLPNIDFNIQQGNSLVGFVDAEVQVDSKGKTDLTGWEKKTRFDEIREAIKNHKEATSTGEAEKWRDEARDLIQEYYPRFDELLLNDFQSVVDDELSPEKIEEWSPLHWPLQFADVYENGGFDIVIGNPPYEGQDRIGYKKYLRELASTRHGYEYSAKTDLFQFFVHRGMRLVRDGGYYSFIINDTFLMNRNKTDIRQTILPGLIELTTISRDAFDVSIETSIFNVKKGSSSTTVRYNASRDAPISSYTQLLNVNGFAEVNEWEEYSLHTSNKGPHQVYEFDKDLYENSFRNVFYEPSVRNIGWYQRFFTPVMQTYADWEKEIGNVRSLRASRTEVCQEYLQNLEQGDFCLFGLYAEGGRGLKTDDITEYVGVQQSTQKAERIREQGYYNRIDSQITTIVTEDQIADPDTLGEKEKGNGIKGDRHWVPAHRSIKTYDKFYAPTDEYFNWSEEKVTELRENVSLTNSEAYFTRILGTKQGGGVRDATWRIFDPGIVLNTVLAYQPLTPDSDADFEFNAEEVMSLEYVMGVLNSSFVDEFMDSLLNRVGQTTVGTRLLPIVVPTDEQEQQIEEIVEDAIELQKLREEQLDKPDSEKMEKIIERLDEAVRSIYGLNPLND